CTACACGAGCTATCCGACCGCGCCCGAGTTTAGCGATAAATTTAGCTACGAAGACTACCTGCGGGAGCTAAAAAACCGCGATGCCTCGCGCCCGCTTTCGCTTTATTTGCACCTGCCGTTTTGCCGCAGCGCCTGTTATTTTTGCGGTTGCAACGTGATCTACACGAGCAAAGAGGACCGCAAAACGCGCTATATGCAGTATCTGCAAAAAGAGCTTGATCTGCTAGCGGCGAACCTCGATACGACCGCGCCCGTGCTGCAAATGCACTTTGGCGGCGGCACTCCGACATTCTACGGTGCGGATCAGCTAGACGAAATCATCAAAATGATCAAGGCTAAATTTAAAAACTTCTCTCCCGAGGCTGAAATCAGCTGTGAAATCGACCCGAGATTTTTGACCCGCGAGCAGCTTGACGTGCTCGTTTCTCACGGCTTTAACCGTATCAGCTACGGCGTGCAGGACTTTGATGAGCGCGTACAAAAAGAGATCCACCGCATACAGCCCTATGAAATCACCAAAAACGCCGTGGATATGGCGCGCGCCAAGGGCATAAACTCGATAAATATGGACCTGATCTACGGTCTGCCGTATCAGACGCTAGAGAGTTTTAAAGCGACGCTGGATAAGGCTCTGACGCTGTCTCCCGACCGCCTGGCGGTGTTTAACTACGCGCACGTGCCGTGGATAAAAAAATCTATGCGTAAATTTGACGAAGCGACGCTGCCTAGCCCTAAAACCAAGCTTGAAATTTTAAAATACACGGCCGAGTTTTTTATCAAAAACGGCTACAAAATGATCGGTATGGATCACTTTGCAAAGCCCGGCGACGAGCTTTTCGGCGCGCTTGCTAACGGCACTCTACATCGCAACTTCCAAGGCTACACGACCAAGGGCGGAGCCGATCTCATCGGTATCGGACTAACTAGCATCGGCGAGGGGCAAAGATACTACGCGCAAAATTACAAAGACATGGACGAATACGAAAAAGCCCTAGATAGCGGCGTTTTGCCGTATTGCAAGGGCATTTATCTAACTGGCGACGATCTAATCAGAAAGGCTGTGATCATGAGCCTGATGAGCAACTTTGCGCTTGATATCAAGGCGGTCGAGGCTAAATTTGACATCAAATTTTTCGAGTATTTTAAAGATGACTTGGTGGAGCTTGAAAATTTGAGCGAATTTGTAACTGTAACGCCTGAAAAAATCAGCGTAAACGAGACGGGCACGCTGATCATCCGAAATATTGCGATGTGCTTTGACGCGTATTTGAAAAAAATACCAGAAAATTTACGCCGATTTTCAAAAACTGTTTGATGGGTGGACATGTTTAAATTTAGCGAAATTTCAGATAAATGCGTAAAATGCGGCAAATGTATCCAAGTCTGCACGATCCACAAGATAAACTCCGACGAAACGACCTCTCCGCGCGGCTTTTTGGATCTCGTGGGGGCTTACGAGCGCGGCGAGCTAAAGTTTGATAAAAGTGCGAAAAATATCTTTGAGAGCTGCTTTTTGTGTACGAGCTGCGTCGAGGTATGTCCAAACTCCTTGCGCGTGGATACGGCGATAGAAAATGTCCGCCACGATATCGCGGATAAATTTGGCATCGCGTGGTACAAAAAGGCGTTTTTTTGGTTGCTTCGCCACCGCGCGGTGATGGACTTTTGCGCAAGGCTGGGATATGTGTTTCAAAGCTGTGCGTTTAAGATCCGCGAAGGCGCGATGAGCCCGAGATTTAGCCTGCCGATGGTGAAAAAAGAGCGGCTTTTGCCAACCGCTAGCAAAAAGAGCTTTTTAAACTCGCATGCCGAGTTTATAGACAACGGCGGCGATAAAACCATCGGCGTTTTTATCGGCTGTATGGGAAACTACGCGTATACAGGCATCGGCGAGGCTCTGGTTAAGATAGCTCGCGATCTTGGGTTAAATTTAAATTTGATGAAAAAGCAGGCCTGTTGCGGCGCGCCGGCGTATTTTACGGGGGATTTTGCGACGGTCGAGGTTTTGGCAAAGCGAAATATAGAGTATTTTGAAAAAATGCTAGGCGAGCTAGACGCTATCATCGTGCCGGAGGCGACCTGTTCGGCGATGATAAAGATCGACTACGAGCACTTCTTTCACGATGACGAGCAGTGGCGAGAGCGTGCAAAGGCGGTAAGCAAGAAGATATTTTTAGCGACGGAGTACTTTGAGAAATTTACGAATTTGGCTGAAATTTTGGCTAAAAAAGGCAAAAATTTGACCTCCGTGACCTATCACGACCCTTGTCACGCCAGAAAAATGCAAGGCGTCTTTAAAGAGCCTCGTAAACTGCTCGCTCAAAACTACGAAATGACCGAAATGGACGATCCAAACGAGTGCTGCGGATTTGGCGGCGTGACGATGCAGTCTGAAAAATATCATCTAAGCCGCGCGGCCGGACAAAGAAAATCCGAGATGATAAAAAACTCGGGCGCAAAAATCGTAAGCGCGGAGTGTAGCGCCTGTAAAATGCAGATTTCAAATGCACTACACATCAGCGGTTCTGACGTAAAATTTGAGAACCCGATAGAGTTAATCGCAAGGGTGCTTGGATAGAGTTTGACGGTAAGTTTATACTTTTTTGTTGTATAATGATAAGACGGTCGGTCGATACTGTAAAATTTGATAAATATCCTAAGGAAATTTCGTGAAAAAGGTGATATTCGTTATTTTGATGCTTTTTGGCGCCTTGCTTGCAAACGACGAATATCATATTTTTGTGAGCGCTTTTGGCGACGACGTAAGCGAAAAGGCAATAGAAAGCACGCGATTAGCCGTCGAAAAAAAAGTAGGCGACCTCGAGGGCGTCGAAAAGGTCGTTAGCGGTAAATTTGGTAGATACCGTGCCATCGCGATAAAAACACAGCCTCTAAGTGGAGAAAAAATTAAAATTTTAATTAATAAAATAAAATCCGCAGGATACAAAGAGGCATATGCTGGGATGGTAAAAAGCGAAAATAACGACGATAAAGGCGTCCTTGATTCTAAAACCACTGCAGAAGAAAAAGACGTAACTATGCCGAAAAAACGAGGATTAAGAAAGAAGCCGGACCTATTTTTTAAAGAGGCTCCGGAACCAATGGGCTAAAATTTAGCTTGCATGTGCGGCTAAATTCTAATTTTTTATCCTTATTTTCCAAAAAATTTTAGAAAAAGCTTGACTTTGAAAAGAAATTGGGCTATAATCCAACTTTCACAAATCAAGGATGCTGGTGTAGCTCAGTTGGTAGAGCTACTGCCTTGTAAGCAGTGGGTCGGCGGTTCAAGTCCGTTCACCAGCTCCATTTCATAACAGTGTTTGACCAGAAATACCATTGCAAAGCATTTATTTTTTAAATAGGGTGAGATACTCAAGTGGCCAACGAGGGCAGACTGTAAATCTGCTGACTATGTCTTCCGTGGTTCGAATCCACGTCTCACCACCATGCTACGCGCGGGAGTAGCTCAGTTGGCTAGAGCATCAGCCTTCCAAGCTGAGGGTCGCGGGTTCGAGCCCCGTTTCCCGCTCCAGATTTTGGAACTAAACTGGGAGCTGTAAGATGATAAAAATATTAAAATTTTATACATTTTCTACGGCACACCTTTTTAATTTCATTTAGTTGTTTATGCTTTTTCAAAAATTCTCTAACGCCAAGAGTTTGACGCTCATATGGCTCAGAGGTAGAGCACTTCCTTGGTAAGGAAGAGGTCGCGGGTTCAAGTCCCGCTATGAGCTCCACGGATTTTAGAGAAGAAAAATTAAGCATAAATTTGAAACGCAAATATCATTACGGAGGAAGAGATGGCAAAAGAAAAATTTTCACGTAACAAGCCACACGTAAACATTGGTACTATTGGTCACGTTGACCATGGTAAAACAACTTTGACAGCTGCAATTTCTGCTGTTCTTTCAAGAAAAGGTCTTGCTGAGCTAAAAGACTATGATAATATCGACAACGCCCCAGAAGAGAAAGAGCGCGGTATTACCATCGCTACTTCTCACATTGAGTATGAGACTGAAAATCGCCACTATGCACACGTTGACTGCCCAGGCCACGCCGACTATGTTAAAAACATGATTACCGGTGCGGCTCAAATGGATGGTGCTATCCTAGTTGTTTCTGCTGCTGACGGCCCAATGCCTCAAACCAGAGAGCACATCTTGCTATCTCGCCAAGTAGGCGTTCCATATATCGTTGTTTTCATGAACAAAGCTGATATGGTTGACGATGCTGAGCTTCTTGAACTAGTTGAGATGGAAATTCGCGAGCTTCTAAACGAGTATGATTTTCCTGGTGACGATACTCCAATCGTAGCTGGCTCGGCTCTGCAGGCTCTTAATGAGGCTAAAGCTGGAACAGAGGGTGAATGGTCTGCAAAAGTTCTTGAGCTTATGGCTAGGGTTGACGAGTATATCCCAACTCCAGTTCGTGCAACGGACAAAGACTTCTTGATGCCGATCGAGGACGTTTTCTCTATCTCTGGTCGCGGTACAGTTGTAACAGGTAGAATTGAGAAAGGTGTTGTTAAGGTTGGTGATACTATAGAAATCGTTGGTATTAAACCTACACAAACAACAACAGTTACTGGCGTTGAGATGTTTAGAAAAGAGATGGATCAGGGTGAAGCAGGCGACAACGTAGGTGTTCTTCTAAGAGGCACTAAAAAAGAAGACGTTGAGCGCGGTATGGTTCTTTGCAAACCTAAGTCAATTACTCCTCACACTAAATTTGAGGGAGAGGTTTATATCTTAACAAAAGAAGAGGGCGGACGTCATACTCCGTTCTTTAACAACTATAGACCACAGTTTTATGTAAGAACAACTGATGTTACTGGTTCTATCACCCTTCCAGAGGGAACAGAGATGGTTATGCCTGGTGACAACCTAAAAATAAGCGTTGAGCTTATTGCTCCAGTTGCTCTTGAAGAAGGTACTCGCTTTGCGATCCGCGAAGGCGGCAGAACTGTTGGTTCAGGCGTTGTTTCTAAGATTCTAGCATAAACTAATTTATAATTTTTGGCGGAGATTGTTCTCCGCTTTTTTGAAGGGAATTTATGGCAAAAGGTAATAGAATAAAAGTTGGTCTTAAATGTTCTGAATCAGGTGATATAAATTACACCACAGTGAAAAATAGCAAGACAACGACTGAAAAGTTAGAACTAAAAAAATATTGCCCAAGACTAAAAAAACATACTATTCATAAAGAAGTTAAGTTAAAGAGCTAAGGCTTTTTAGGGCAATAGCTCCAACGGTAGAGCACTGGATTCCAAATCCAATGGTTGGGGGTTCGAATCCCTCTTGCCCTGCCATCAAAAGGTTAAAAATGGAAAAAATGATAAATTATATAAAGCTTTCTCGCGCTGAAATCGGAAAGGTAATTTTTCCGCTCAAAGAGCAAATAAGAAATGCTTTTATAACAGTTTTTGCTGTAGTAGCCATTGTTTCACTTTTTTTAGCTCTTGTTGATGCAATTATGTCTTTTTCTCTTTCAAAGCTGATTTAAGGTTGAATCATGGCACATAAATGGTATGCGATTCAAACTTATGCCGGTAGCGAAATGAGCGTAAAGAGAGCTATTGAAAATTTAGTTAGAGATAATCACATTGAAGAACAACTAAAAGAGATTATAGTTCCTACTGAAGATGTAATAGAAATCAAAAACGGCAAGAAAAAAATAAATGAAAGAAGTCTTTATCCCGGATATGCTTTTGCACATCTTGATTTGGATACAGCTCTTTGGCACAAGATTCAGTCTCTTCCTAAAGTCGGTAGATTTATAGGTGAAGCAAAAAAACCTACGCCGTTAAGCGAAAAAGATATAAATTTAATTTTAGAAAAAGTCCAAAAACGAGCTGCTCCTAAACCAAAAATTTTCTTTGATAACGGAGAAA
This region of Campylobacter showae CSUNSWCD genomic DNA includes:
- the hemN gene encoding oxygen-independent coproporphyrinogen III oxidase, producing MIDFDAYVKYSRPGPRYTSYPTAPEFSDKFSYEDYLRELKNRDASRPLSLYLHLPFCRSACYFCGCNVIYTSKEDRKTRYMQYLQKELDLLAANLDTTAPVLQMHFGGGTPTFYGADQLDEIIKMIKAKFKNFSPEAEISCEIDPRFLTREQLDVLVSHGFNRISYGVQDFDERVQKEIHRIQPYEITKNAVDMARAKGINSINMDLIYGLPYQTLESFKATLDKALTLSPDRLAVFNYAHVPWIKKSMRKFDEATLPSPKTKLEILKYTAEFFIKNGYKMIGMDHFAKPGDELFGALANGTLHRNFQGYTTKGGADLIGIGLTSIGEGQRYYAQNYKDMDEYEKALDSGVLPYCKGIYLTGDDLIRKAVIMSLMSNFALDIKAVEAKFDIKFFEYFKDDLVELENLSEFVTVTPEKISVNETGTLIIRNIAMCFDAYLKKIPENLRRFSKTV
- a CDS encoding (Fe-S)-binding protein, yielding MFKFSEISDKCVKCGKCIQVCTIHKINSDETTSPRGFLDLVGAYERGELKFDKSAKNIFESCFLCTSCVEVCPNSLRVDTAIENVRHDIADKFGIAWYKKAFFWLLRHRAVMDFCARLGYVFQSCAFKIREGAMSPRFSLPMVKKERLLPTASKKSFLNSHAEFIDNGGDKTIGVFIGCMGNYAYTGIGEALVKIARDLGLNLNLMKKQACCGAPAYFTGDFATVEVLAKRNIEYFEKMLGELDAIIVPEATCSAMIKIDYEHFFHDDEQWRERAKAVSKKIFLATEYFEKFTNLAEILAKKGKNLTSVTYHDPCHARKMQGVFKEPRKLLAQNYEMTEMDDPNECCGFGGVTMQSEKYHLSRAAGQRKSEMIKNSGAKIVSAECSACKMQISNALHISGSDVKFENPIELIARVLG
- the tuf gene encoding elongation factor Tu, yielding MAKEKFSRNKPHVNIGTIGHVDHGKTTLTAAISAVLSRKGLAELKDYDNIDNAPEEKERGITIATSHIEYETENRHYAHVDCPGHADYVKNMITGAAQMDGAILVVSAADGPMPQTREHILLSRQVGVPYIVVFMNKADMVDDAELLELVEMEIRELLNEYDFPGDDTPIVAGSALQALNEAKAGTEGEWSAKVLELMARVDEYIPTPVRATDKDFLMPIEDVFSISGRGTVVTGRIEKGVVKVGDTIEIVGIKPTQTTTVTGVEMFRKEMDQGEAGDNVGVLLRGTKKEDVERGMVLCKPKSITPHTKFEGEVYILTKEEGGRHTPFFNNYRPQFYVRTTDVTGSITLPEGTEMVMPGDNLKISVELIAPVALEEGTRFAIREGGRTVGSGVVSKILA
- the rpmG gene encoding 50S ribosomal protein L33, whose amino-acid sequence is MAKGNRIKVGLKCSESGDINYTTVKNSKTTTEKLELKKYCPRLKKHTIHKEVKLKS
- the secE gene encoding preprotein translocase subunit SecE; the encoded protein is MEKMINYIKLSRAEIGKVIFPLKEQIRNAFITVFAVVAIVSLFLALVDAIMSFSLSKLI
- the nusG gene encoding transcription termination/antitermination protein NusG, with amino-acid sequence MMAHKWYAIQTYAGSEMSVKRAIENLVRDNHIEEQLKEIIVPTEDVIEIKNGKKKINERSLYPGYAFAHLDLDTALWHKIQSLPKVGRFIGEAKKPTPLSEKDINLILEKVQKRAAPKPKIFFDNGEIVRITEGPFANFTGIVEEYDMIHGKLRLNVSIFGRSTPVEILYSQVEKIV